The window ATCGGTTCCCGGGTTCTCGCTCGTGCCAGGCTGGTGATCGTCGTCGTCGACCTCATCGTCATCGGCGGCGAAATCCTCGTCCTGAACGAAAAGGAACCTCAAGGTCTGGCGGAACAGGTCCGGGTCCGCTGCCCAGACGAGCTCGCCCATGAGCCGAACTTCCTCGGTCTGGAACTCGACCTGCTCGAGATCGACCAGCCCGGACGCGACGACCATGCCCTTGACGTGGATCGGGACATCCACCTGACCGCGAAACAGCTCGCCCAATACCTCGACGTCGAGCCCGCACAACAGCACCGAGAGCTCCTCGGGGTCTAGTGCCGACAACTCGGCGAGCCACATGCTGACCGCCTCGCGGTCAGCGACCCCCCCGGACCATGCGGTGCGCTCGAACATGTCGGAAAACTGCTCCGCGCTGACTGCCGACAGAATGCCGCAAGCGAGACCTGTGCCGAAAACGGTTCCCACCATCTCCAACAGGCTTTCGACGCGGGTTGCGCGCACGAGCGGCTGACAGTCTGGAACCAGGTAGTAGAGGGACTCCCGGTCACGCGGATCGGTCGTCGCGTCCAGGACTTGGAGCTGAGTGGGTTCGGGCAGGCGCGCGAAGAGCTCCTGCGCGCTCGCGGGATCGCTCCGCAGCAGGAGGCGGCTGGCATCGAACGGGTCGTCTGGAAGTGCAGGCAACGGGGCGCGTCGAGTGTCACCCGCCGCCTGACGCGACGATCGACGCACGGCTCATACTCCTCGGGCTCGGCGATGACTTGGCGATCACAGATCGTCATTGCCCGGGTCGGGCACGAACTTGTCCTTCGGCACGACGATGACGGCACGGTACGCGCCTTCGCCACGGCTGAACGTCCGCACGTCCTCGTCATCGCGCAGCGCCATGTGGACGATTCGGCGATCGCGCGGGTTCATCGGCTCCAGCACCGCTTCTCTGCCGGTCGCGCGGACCCGACGCGCCGCATGGTGCGCCATCTCTTCGAGCATGTCCTCGCGCTTCTCGCGGTACGCGCCGGCATTGACCACGACACGCCGCTTTGCCGACGGTGACCGGCTGACGATGCAGTTCAACAGGTACTGGATGGAGTCCAGCGTGTGTCCGTGCCGCCCGATCAGCACGGCAGCGTCGTCGGTCTCGATGTTCAGGTGCAGGTCCTCGTCGCGGACCTCGGACCGCACTCCGGCAGGGACGCCCATGAGACGGAGCAGCTCCACCAACGTCTCTTCCGGCGAGACCTCCACGCTGCGGTGAACCGAGACATGCACGCGCGCGGGAGTGGAGCCGAGGCTCAGGAGCCCTTTGGTTCCTTCGCTGACGATCCGCACGGCGATATTGTCTGGATCCACGTCCAGTGCCAGCGCGGCATCGTGTCGCAGCGTTTCCAAGTCCTTTGCCCCAAGCTGTTCAGCGGGAACACCGAGCTCTTCGAGGGCAGCTCTCAGTGCGTCCTCTTTCGTCACGCCCTCTTTCTCAACCGCACGACTGGTTGGTCGCGACATGGATCTCATCCCCTCCGCACATCTCACCCGCCAAACCGTCCGCGGTCAGGCTATCGCTGCTTGGACATTCGCACGAGCGACGACGCTCGATTGCGGCGCTTCTGCTTGCGTTTCTGCTTCGCCATGCGCTCGAGGTCGGCAGCGGTCAGGTTCTCCTCGCCCGTGCTCTTGCCGAACTTGTTGACCAGGAACTGCTGTCCCACACCGATGAACGTGCTGACGCCCCAGTAGAGGTTGAGACCCGACGGCATCCCGTAGAAGATGAACAGCAGCATCAGCGGCATCACGTACATCATCGTCTTCTGGGTTCCAGCGACCGACGTGGTCGCCGGGTTCATCTTCTGCTGCAGAATGGTTCCCGCAGTCATCGCCAAAGGCAATACGCGGATCGGGATACCGGCGACGGCGAACAGGGCGTCGGGAGCCGTCAGATCATCCATCCACAGCACGAACGGCGCTCCGCGAAGCTCTGCCGCCGTTCCCAGCATGCGGTACATGGCGATGAAGATGGGCATTTGGAGGACCAGCATCAGACATCCGCTCAACTGACCAGCCGGATTGACGCCGTACTTCGAGTAGACCTTCATCATCTCTGCGTTCATCCGCTGCGGGTCATCGCGGTACTTCTGCTTTGCCGCGTCCAGCTCGGGCTGGATGATCTTCATGCGCGTCTGCATGCGCTTCATCGATTCGCTGCTGTGCTGCGTGATTGGGTACATCGCCAAGCGCACGAGGATGGTCAGGACGATGATCGCGACGCCGTAGTTGCGCACAGCCGCATGGAAGAACTTCAGCACCCATAGGAGGGCTTTCCCCAAGCCGCCCAGGATTGCGCCGAAGTTGACGAGCTGCTCCAGATGAGCCGGCGTCTGGTCATCCGGCAACAGCACGTGTTTGAGCAGCGCGGTGTCCTTGGGACCTGCGTAGAGGCGGTATGTGTCGCGACGCTCCGCGCCCGGTTCGAGGAAGAAGCCGTCTGCCCGGAGCTCCGCCCCGGTTAACGGCGCAGTCACCGACGCGAACTCAGAGTACGCCCGAACCTGGTCCTGCTCGGCGCGCGCGCGC is drawn from Candidatus Poribacteria bacterium and contains these coding sequences:
- a CDS encoding protein jag, yielding MRSMSRPTSRAVEKEGVTKEDALRAALEELGVPAEQLGAKDLETLRHDAALALDVDPDNIAVRIVSEGTKGLLSLGSTPARVHVSVHRSVEVSPEETLVELLRLMGVPAGVRSEVRDEDLHLNIETDDAAVLIGRHGHTLDSIQYLLNCIVSRSPSAKRRVVVNAGAYREKREDMLEEMAHHAARRVRATGREAVLEPMNPRDRRIVHMALRDDEDVRTFSRGEGAYRAVIVVPKDKFVPDPGNDDL